TAAAAGTTTTTATATGATTTTAtgaagtggcccacctgaatgttgAATTACCCTGGTTCTTGGGTTTCAGGCTAAAAAAAGGTTGATAAAActaatggacgggatggatttcattCATGCTTAGTCATTCCCCACGTTAGTGTGATTGACCTCGAGAGTTACCAACGCGAGGTACGCAAGCGTTTCCCTTCGCTCTTTTCTTCCGTTCCGGGTCTGCTCCTGCCTATTCTTTTTCCACACCCTTTCTACGCTCCCGGTCCGTATTTTCTTCTTCCCATATTACCCCTCCTCCTTCAGACTCATCTCTTCACCTCTTCTTCCCATCTTGCCCCTCCTCCTTCACACCCATCTCTTCATCTCTCGTTCCCATCTTTCCCACTCAGCCTTTCCTCTTCCCATCTTACCCCATTCTTCCCATTCCACCCCTCTTCCTCAACACCCATCTTTTCACATTTTCTTCCCATCTTGCCCCTCCTCCACACACATCTCTGCATCTCTTCTTCCCATCTTACCTTCCTTTCTCCCAATCAGCTCTTCCTCTTCCCAAAAACCCAACACCCCAAAAAAACCCACAACATGACAATTACCATCCAACAAAACGACACAACTGATACCCACTCCATCTACACCGTCAATTTCTTCAATTGCCCCATCATCACCACCGTCACCAATGTCGGGTCTGTCGTTGAATCGTGGCTATCCGACATCTACCGCATCCACAGTCGTCGCCTCGCCCATCTCATCGTAGGCCTCGACATCGAGTGGCGCCCGATCTTCCAGCGCAACGCCACTAGCCGCGTTGCCCTCCTCCAGCTCTGCGTGGGCCGTCGCTGCCTCATCTTCCAGCTCATCTACGCAGACTGTATTCCCCAATCTCTCCGAAACTTCCTCCTTGACCAGAATTTCAGGTTCGTTGGTGTTGGGATTGAAGAGGATGTGGAGAAGCTCCTGGAGGACTATGAATTGAGCGTGGCAAATCCGGTGGACCTGCGATTGATGGCTGCCGAGAAATTAGATGCCATTGAGCTGAGAAGGGCTGGGCTGAAGAATCTTGCAAGTGCCACTTTGGGCCTTGAGGTGGTGAAGCCGAAGCGGGTTACTATGAGCAGGTGGGACTCCTCGTGGCTTAGCTTTGAACAGGTACAATACGCTTGCGTCGATGCACACCTTTCGTTTGAGATTGGGAAGTATCTAATTCTCATGAATTAGCAGGTTTTCTGAAAATGGGGAGTTTTATTTGTTAGTTTTTCATGTCTGTGTTTGgtaagttttagatttgggtgGGTTTTTTGAAATCTTGAAAATGATGTTGGATCACTTGGGTAGTTTTAGAATAAGCTGTTTGATGAATTTTGGATCGTGGGTTTTGTTAGTTTTTGGGAAAGTGGGATTGATCACTTGTTTCGTGACGATGTCTGGTTTCAATTGGAAGTAGCATTTCATCTCTTCTTTGGTGACGATGTCTGTTAATGAAATGTTGGACATCAATGTATATATTTCGCACAGATTTCACGTATATGAGTTACCATTTCATCTCTTGTTTGGCGATGATGCTTTAGGAAGGTTCTACAGATCTGTTAATGAAATGCTGGTCATCAATGGAGGGATTTCGCACATATTCCACGTATATTTGTTACCATTTCATCATCTTTTTTGGGTGATGATGCTTTAAGAAGCTTCTACAGATCTGTTAATGAAATGCTGGACATCAATGTACAGTTTTCACTTAATACGTGTTACTTCTTTTATGTTGAGATTGTGATGGCTGTGTGACATgctatatggttgatttttgaatTGCATCTGTTTGATTGCTAAGGAGTTATATCAGATGTTACTttctcatccatttttttttaaaatttttatgttgCCCTTCTTGTTTGATTAATACTATGCTTTCTTGGGATCTATGAGAATATTTTCATGTTCAAGGATAAAGGGGAATGCTGTCTTTGCAATTTGACCATTCATGGAAGAATCTTTAATCTCTCCCGGCCTTGCAAGGACTGAGAACCATGGATCACAAATTCTCCATTGAAGGGTCATCGACCATAGTTCAGAATCCAGAGGACTGGATTGGACTTGATGTATAGTCTGATCGGGTCAACTCAAAGGCTCAACTGGGTCTTTACTTGACTCTACTCGACAGTTAAGAATTAATCTAAAAGTTTATATTCATAGCAATGTtatcaaaataattaaattatagaAAATGTTCATAGGTTtcatagctgaaatgaggatgttgagatggatgagtggcaagatgaagaAGGATGGAATTATTAAATGAACAGATTgggggaacttaggagtagttcCAAAATGTAATAAGATGAGGTAAAGTCGAGTTAGAttatttggtcatgtgcaacggagagcAAGAACtgtggttaggagtgagttggtacaaattgaaggctcgtcatgtgcaacggagagcAAGGACTgtggttaggagtgagtttgtACAAatcgaaggctctaaaagggcaatggCAAGGTCTAAAAGggcgtggatggaggtagtaagaaaaaacttgatggcctatggtctaactgaaggctggcctttgatagagtggaatggcagtacaaaattcatgtagccaaccccaatcaattgggataaggtttagatgatggtgatgaattAAATTGTAGAAAGTATGCAAAAGAAACAACAATATAGCACATTGTGTTAGAGTTTTTGAAACACAgctgaaaattaaaaattttcacaagtcCAGATTTAATGTTTTAGCCGTAAGGATCTACATTTAGATATAATTAAGTTCCtacaaaaccaaaatcaaagattCAGAGTTCGAAGTTACCCCTATAAATTGCTGCCACTCAAAGCCCCGTAGTTTTTGACGCTGTACCTTCAACTGAAAAGGTTCTCTCCTAGGTCTATTCTAGATAAGAAGAGGAGATGAGCCAACACGCTAACTATAGAGCAAGGCTAGGCAATGCATTGAAAGCTGTCCCCACAGTGGGTGCCACATGTGTGGATGTGGGGAGGGGGAGAGGAGAGAAGtgatctctctctcccccccccccaccaaaaaaataaaataagaaaaaaaatctctctctctcactctcttaacCCATGTACATATATGATTTAAGATATACCCACACATTAATAACATGTCTGGATAGGACCCATGGTCATCATAAtccagtttttttttaaatttttatttttatttttattttaagaccTGTATTACCCCAACCATTagatttagtttttatttattatttattattattatatgtacGAGTTGGGTTTCGGaacgagtcgagttactgggtgacccaaactcgactaggAGTTCGGATTGGGTCTACTCGGTTCAGATCAACTCATCCACTCGGTTCAGGTCGAGTTGGGTCTGAACGAGTCTGCCTAGTTTAGTTGTCCCGTGCCCAGCTGTAACTATAATCCCTGGATTGGAAGGGGTCTTAGCCATTGATTAAGTTTGAATGTGAACTGTTAATATGTTTTTTTTCCCTAAATCATCCATTCATTGGCCACCTATTGAAGGGTTTTGTATTTCTTCCATCTGGGAAATTTTTTGTAGATCTGCAGAAACCATACTCTGATGGTTTGGACTACTAAAACACGGACCACCATGGGCTCCACATGTACAAGGCCGGAAGCCAAATTTATCAAACTATGCATGGCTTCTGAATTAACAAAGGATAGTAAATAGTTACCCATTGTAGTGTTGATAGCAAAAGTGTCCTTGTTTTGAGGGGACTGATCCGTCCGTCAATCAGAGTTTAGAATTTAATGAAGCAGGTAGTTTTGAGTGAATCTTTTTGGCACATCATTTTTTCTAATCTGCCACAAAAAACGAGCATTCCTTTCTTTCAAAAATATGCTATTGATTTTTATCTCCAGAGCGTTGAAAGGTTTTTAAGCTTGACCTGAGTCACCCATGGCTGCGATGAAGAGTGACAAGTCGTGTTTGGGTGTGAACGTTTTTTGGGTGAATGTTTGTTGGGTGTGAATGTTTGGGTGTGATGATATTGATATGCATTTCATGGCGAGGCACATCAGGAAATGGGTTTTTCTTCAATCtgtttggttgtttttttttttttgggcctatTCCATTCTTCGTTGTAATGAGTATGGAGTATTTGGTTTTGTAGATGTCTTGTGTGGTGTTCAAAGCACAATGatcgtttctttttcttttcatttcctacCATTTCCATTTTGGAAATGAAATTCTCTGCATGCATTCATCACTTGTTGGAAATGAAATTCTCTGCATGCATTCATCACTTGTTTTGCAGTATCTGTGATGATGAATTTCTTTGTTTCATCGGTCATCAGTGGATGGACCAGACCTCAGAAAACTGATGCTATTTTCccgttttgtggggcccacccgcaATGTTCATGTGACATCCACGCCCCACAGCATTAGGTTGCAGGAACTCATTGTAACATGAAACTCACTTCCTCCCAAAAAAACCACCCACATAAGAAAATCCTAACTATTAGTGAGGGTGGAGTCCAACCCATCCATTTTATGTGCCCTCATGTTAAAGCCCAGATCCCAaaattcagcttgatccataactcggGTGGGGCACACCAAAGGGAAGAATGGGGAGACGTTGGGGAGGGGACTCCCACCAGAGAAACGTTCAGATGAAGTGTTTTGCACCTGCCATTCAATTCTTTCATCAGATGAGTTCCACTAGGACGTGCACACCAAAACTCAGCTGCACCACCCAAATATATTAGGCGTGATTTCACGTTGCCCCCTGTTGTGTTCCACCCAGATTTAGAAGATCCACCTGATTCACGGTCTGGATTCTACATACACAACGGTGGTGGGCTCCACGAGGCTCCAATGTATGGCAATTGCCAGGGAGCTGATTGAGTGGTGACCCCAAATGGTGTTGGGCGCTgtggatttatatgttttattgcTTGCCACAAGCAGAAAAATCCTGCCTGTTGcaatttttttttggttagcttgttagcctATTGCAatttaattggaccacatcatcacagcACTGCATTTAACGGGACAGTGTTGAAAACATCAGTGATAACTTCAATGGACCGCGATGCAAGAAAGCAGGAAGCAGAGGATACAAATTTATAGtagatcaaaagcttaagtggaccaccctGTGGGAAACACTAGTGATTGAaggcctgccattaaaaactttggggCCACGTGAgttttgattaagctgatatttgtgttttcccttcattcatgtttgtgtgatcttatcaacgttACGGTAGGCcttaagaatgtttcaatggtgggtgtcattatccccactatttcctgtggtatagtccacttgaggttaatctgtgtgtcatttttaggttcatgcctgaaatgagatgacaaaatagatggacagcctgAATATAAACACGTTCATCACAGTTGTCCCCACGCTGCCCAAAACCACCTAGCTGCTCCGTCTTTTTGATGTCTTGAAAACATCTTGGAAGGGCTTATCCATGCTAAGTTAATTTGTGGGTCCTCAGTTGGGTCAAACTGACATGTTGTGTGTAAGTCGGCTTGATTTTGGTTCAAGTGCGccaggacatgagctcaaaaatgaggtatgcATGTGCGTTTGGAAACAAGCTcataaataaggcagatccaaaattctagTGGACTACAAGACACCCACAGTTGAATATGCCTGATTTTCAAAACAGATTGaaagagtggatttgtcaagggcatctctgtggaccccacacagcctaCACTATTTTGTGGGCCCCTGTgctatttcaaaacagatggacggagtggatttgtcaaggaCATCTCTCTGGGTCGTAAGCCATGTAGAGCCCATGGAGATGCCCacaacaaaaattcaaaaatcaagcagatccagaACTCTGGTATGCCACAAACACAATGtaaggattgaacacccactgttaaGAAGtatggggccacgaaagttttgtatcaggatgatatttatgcCTAAACTCTACTTAACTGGAAATGATtctatgaacagtttgaatgacATAAAAACATCTTGTTCAGCTCCAGAGTTTTTAATAATGGacgtgacgcaggggaggacgtgaggtcgagcaccgtcttcctcaagaggataactattccgaatccacggaacttctctggactcctcatagagacttctcgaatccacgaggaaagaaaacagaaaatagaaataaattctaataaattcgaaattgattaatgaataattgataattccataatgtgtgtccttacaccattaatatagaaaaaaaaaaaaaaaactaaaattcgtaattaccaaaaatagcaaaattctaactctaataaaaatcctaattctaataaaactcttctaaggcctaatttctaaaaataaaaattgcaaataaactttctctagaagagtcttagtataactaaaatttatttctaaaaggaaagaaaatctaaaactctaaaaaatattaaaaaaatcggaattactaaaaatagtaaaattttcctaaaaattcgtttttgagctgaaagcgcgccttttctgacgaaacggacagatgcgacccacaaagtgggtcggttcacctcggatggcccatttcaataaagattgataggttgtgcgctccgtaacaatacccggatcaaaagttatagacaattcacggtccatcttcttttggctcaaccatgctaggaacgtgtctgtgacaggttctacatcagacccctccacttgaaaaaaactcgtcctcgagttacgcaagagacttggcacatgagtctgagataacttctgacgccgatgttcattagacttttttttgtacttggcattaagcttttgagccgatacgatacatatactcatgctttccttgacttgactaatatcgattaattccttcacatctgtcttcaagatttcatattttttttgataatgtgAGCAATTAGGCGGACTTACCCCTACGATaggatcaacgtgattttgcatatctcgtatgagaggtaatttattagggagttcatcgagtacaacccccttgaactcctgcgatactggttccaaatcctctaggatatttacaggctccacatattttttctcttcaactactgcatatatgtctcccgtttcctcagattgtttaacaagggcctgttcagtcatgagagattgtccctccactttagaagtcttgagttggctcaccgttcccatagaggtcacatgttttccactgatgaatcttgtggtttgttgcaactccgttttgacccggtcacctctcgccgacaaataataggatttctctgcataaccctttaatgattggttatcttgccaataattttgattttgttggaataatacctgatcgtaattggtagggaagaatcgcatgcacaataacttcttcatccgcgaccacgtgtggattggcgccttcatccgtctcgttcgctcgagttgaagttgttcccaccaatctgaagctctgcccgtcaacttgtaggccacgagtttaactttcttttcttccattatgttcatgtagtcaaagaaacgttcgactttaaacaaccaatcgaggaagtccttgaagtagacttgaccattaaaactaggaagatcgactttcatcttgaattcttgatccatctgatccatctgatcaatggctcgtctaggatgctgtaaaatcatgtcgctagatccTACTTTATTAGGAGggatcctgtggttcactgatagcgtcgccctacgatcaatatgattactaattctagcaattgttgatggtggatcaccaccatgaacacggagctgccctagggcctccgccaaacgatccgccatgcgatcaatggaagcctgcagcccttgcatggcttgccgattctctcgtcgtgctgcttcgaaagctgccgccgttaaaggtaaattccctggaacaccgcccatgggattgttgcccgacccgtcgttagaagccatcaatccgaggagaaacctcgctttgataccaaactgacgcagaggaggacgtgaggtcgagcaccgtcttcctcaagaggataactattccgaatccacggaacttctctggactcctcacagagacttctcgaatccacgaggaaagaaagcagaaaatagaaataaattctaataaattcgaaattgattgatgaataattgataattccataatgtgtgtccttacaccattaatatagaaaaaaataaactaaaattcgtaattaccaaaaatagcaaaattct
This DNA window, taken from Magnolia sinica isolate HGM2019 chromosome 14, MsV1, whole genome shotgun sequence, encodes the following:
- the LOC131225519 gene encoding 3'-5' exonuclease-like; this translates as MTITIQQNDTTDTHSIYTVNFFNCPIITTVTNVGSVVESWLSDIYRIHSRRLAHLIVGLDIEWRPIFQRNATSRVALLQLCVGRRCLIFQLIYADCIPQSLRNFLLDQNFRFVGVGIEEDVEKLLEDYELSVANPVDLRLMAAEKLDAIELRRAGLKNLASATLGLEVVKPKRVTMSRWDSSWLSFEQVQYACVDAHLSFEIGKYLILMN